The sequence below is a genomic window from Streptomyces sp. B21-105.
ATGGGCGGCTTCCTGCGCGCGGAGATAGCCGCGGGACGCACCTACCTCCCGGCCGGACAGAACGTCCTGCGGGCCTTCCAGCAGCCGTTCGACGACGTCCGTGTCCTGATCGTCGGACAGGACCCGTACCCGACGCCCGGGCACGCGGTCGGGCTGTCGTTCTCGGTCGCCCCCGAGGTCCGCCCGCTGCCCGGCAGCCTGATCAACATCTACCGGGAGCTCACCACCGACCTGGGGGTGACCCAGCCGTCCGACGGCGATCTGACGCCGTGGACGCGGCAGGGGGTGCTGCTGCTCAACAGGGCGCTCACCACGTCCCCGCGCAAACCCGCCGCGCACCGAGGCAAGGGTTGGGAGGAGGTCACCGAGCAGGCGATACGGGCGCTGGCGTCGCGCGGCAAGCCCCTGGTGTCCATCCTGTGGGGCCGCGACGCCCGCAATCTTCGCCCGCTGCTGGGCGATCTGTCGTCGGTGGAGTCCGCGCACCCCTCCCCGATGTCGGCGGACCGCGGCTTCTTCGGTTCACGCCCGTTCAGCAGGGCCAACGACCTGTTGGTCCGGCAAGGGGGTCAGCCGGTGGACTGGCGTCTGCCGTGACCTCCGGCGCCCACCCGGGCCCCGGCACCTCGGCCGGCCCCGGCACGGGCATCCTCGCCGTGGATTCGGGCGGTTCGGGAGTGCGGGTCGCTCTGGGGTCGGCCGGACGGGGCGCTCTGGGCCGGCGTTCGTCCGCGGTGCCCGTGCGCACCGGGGCGCGCGGCATCGACCCGGTGCATCTGATGGAGCAACTGGTTCCGCTGGTCAGGGCGTTGGCGGCTGAGACCGGCGCACCGCCGCCGACCACGGCCGTCGTGGGCGTGGCGGGCCTCGCCACCCTGGGAGCCGCGCTGCGCGCCGAGCTCCCGTCCGCCCTGGCGCGGGAGTTCGGCGTCCGTACGACCGTGCTGGCGGCCGACGCCGTCACCGCCTATGTCGGGGCGCTCGGGATGCGGCCGGGAGCGGTGGTGGCCGCGGGCACCGGCCTGATCGCGGTCGGCATGGATCTGACGGCCTGGCAGCAGGCGGACGGCTGGGGGCATCTGCTGGGCGACTGCGGGGGCGGCGCCTGGATCGGCCGGGCCGGGCTGGAGGCCGCGCTGCGCGCCCACGACCAACGCCCCGGCGGGTCCGCGGCGCTGCCGGCCCGCGCCGAGGAGCGGTTCGGCCCGATGGCCGCCCTGCCCGGGCAGCTGTACCCGCGCCCGGACCGCCCGGCCGTCCTCGCCTCGTTCGCGCCGCTGGTGGCCGAGTGCGCGCAGGACGACCCGGTGGCGGGCGGCATCCTGCACACCGCGGCCCGGCATGTCGCGGAGTCGGCCGCCGCCGTCTGCCCGCCGGGGGGTGAGCCGCGGATCGCGCTCACCGGGGGCCTGTTCGCCCTGGGCGACCCCCTCCTCGTCCCCCTGGAAGACGAACTGGCGAGACGGCTGCCGCACGCCCTGCGGGTGCCCGCCGAGGGCGATCCGCTGGACGGCGCCGTGCGCGTCGCCGCCGGCCTGGCAGCGGGCGCCCTGGGCTTGCCGCGTGAGGAGACGCTGCTGTCGGTGCTGCCGTCCGGGTAATGCATCGTGCGTAGGGAACGTACGTCATGCCCCAAAAGGGGGATTACCCCCTTCAAGGGCAAGTCGCCTGGAAAACACGCTGATCACTTCTGATCCGTACGTAACTCATCAGACAAAACCGGACGGATACCGCTCACGTGCACCCTCCCCGAACAGGGGAGCCCAGGAAGCCAGTAACATGCGTCGCCATGAGCTCCCCCACTGGGCCCGCGTCCGGCCTGCCAGTACGAATGCCGCGACCTCGCCAGCCCGGGCGGCACCGCCGACCCGAGCCGCTGGCGGCTCCCGAGGGCGCGCCCGCGCTCGTCCTCGCGGTGCCGGGCTCGCCGAGCGTCGCCACCCGCGGTCTCGCCGAGGAGGTCGTGAGCATCGCCCGCTCCGAGCTCCCCGGCCTCGACGCGCGCATCGGCTACCTCGACGGGGACGACACCGAGTTCCCCACCCTGCAGTCCGTGCTGACGTACGCCGCCGAGGAGCGCACCGCCCGCTTCGAGCAGGCCCGCGCCGCCGGTCTGGACGTCAAGGAGCCCGACGGCCCGGTCGCCGTGGTCGTGCCGCTGCTGGCCGGTCCCGACAGCGCACTGCTGCGCCAGGTCCGCCAGGCCGTCATGGAGAGCCGGATCGCGGCCGAGCTGACCGATGTGCTCGGCCCGCACCCGCTGCTCGCCGAGGCGTTGCACGTGCGGCTGTCCGAGGCGGGTCTGGCCCGCGCGGACCGCGCCCGGCTGTTCACCGTGGCGACGGCCGCGGACGGCATCATCCTCGCCTCCGTGGGCGGCGAGG
It includes:
- a CDS encoding uracil-DNA glycosylase: MAPRPLHEIVEPGWAEALQPVAGRIAEMGGFLRAEIAAGRTYLPAGQNVLRAFQQPFDDVRVLIVGQDPYPTPGHAVGLSFSVAPEVRPLPGSLINIYRELTTDLGVTQPSDGDLTPWTRQGVLLLNRALTTSPRKPAAHRGKGWEEVTEQAIRALASRGKPLVSILWGRDARNLRPLLGDLSSVESAHPSPMSADRGFFGSRPFSRANDLLVRQGGQPVDWRLP
- a CDS encoding N-acetylglucosamine kinase; the protein is MTSGAHPGPGTSAGPGTGILAVDSGGSGVRVALGSAGRGALGRRSSAVPVRTGARGIDPVHLMEQLVPLVRALAAETGAPPPTTAVVGVAGLATLGAALRAELPSALAREFGVRTTVLAADAVTAYVGALGMRPGAVVAAGTGLIAVGMDLTAWQQADGWGHLLGDCGGGAWIGRAGLEAALRAHDQRPGGSAALPARAEERFGPMAALPGQLYPRPDRPAVLASFAPLVAECAQDDPVAGGILHTAARHVAESAAAVCPPGGEPRIALTGGLFALGDPLLVPLEDELARRLPHALRVPAEGDPLDGAVRVAAGLAAGALGLPREETLLSVLPSG
- a CDS encoding sirohydrochlorin chelatase, which translates into the protein MSSPTGPASGLPVRMPRPRQPGRHRRPEPLAAPEGAPALVLAVPGSPSVATRGLAEEVVSIARSELPGLDARIGYLDGDDTEFPTLQSVLTYAAEERTARFEQARAAGLDVKEPDGPVAVVVPLLAGPDSALLRQVRQAVMESRIAAELTDVLGPHPLLAEALHVRLSEAGLARADRARLFTVATAADGIILASVGGEEAVQAAGITGMLLAARLAVPVMAAALDQEGSIASVAEQLRTSGSQQLALAPYLIGPEIDATLIEEAAKEAGCPAADALGPYPAIGKLALAKYTTALGIAPPQQQGAPVR